Genomic DNA from Prunus persica cultivar Lovell chromosome G1, Prunus_persica_NCBIv2, whole genome shotgun sequence:
AATGGAATGTTTGTAGAAAAAGGCCATTTCAAAGTAAGAAATATTGAACCACAACAAGCCTAACATGGCCTTAAAGTGTCAGTCTTTCAGGCTTTAAATGCATGAATGTCAGGAAGCAAGTGATTTCCTTTGGTACTTAATGTGGGGCATGTTTCTCACAGAATATGTTTAATTTCATCATCTACTTAAAGTTGGGACATGTAAGGCAAATCATGAACCacaatttatattaatatCCCCTTGAAATTTTAAGCCATCCAAGGATATAAAAACTAAAGATCAAGGAATTTCAGCAAAATGACTTAAATGGATCAtatcaaataaacaaattcagCAAGATTTTAACTAGACTGTCAACTTCCAAACACATGTGGAGAGAGGTACTGCTAATAAACAATCGTACCCCCAATAATTCATGTCACTACTGGTACAGCAGGgatgaaaacaataatttaCAAACAGAACATGATCTTCTTTCGTTTCCGtatatatcttttttcatattatatttatgCATATAATATAATTGTAAATTATTAATACAGTCCACCGCCAAACAGATGTGCAAATAggtattcaaaataaatacatacccaaCAATTTATGTAACTTCTAGTGCAGCAGACATGCAAGCAGCAAAGTCAAAGAGCAATAATTATCAACACAATACTCGTGGGTGACTTtcttaaaaatcaaaaaatcaaaacctaTTAAAGTCCCATCCCCACAAAGTCATATGTAAAACAACCCAAATTCAGTTATTATCATGACTTGTTGTGACTTGATGCCTAAAAATACACCATACAGAAACCAATTATGACAAATTAAACTTCACTCCATTCACACAGCTAAGCAGATGATTCaaataaatagataaattGACCTTATATAGAACACTTGAGCAGTGACACAAAACAATATACAAAATTCACCACATCAACTTACCTAATACCTCACATGAgtaatcaaaatttcaaagtgATTCAAAGAGAGGACAAGAAacaatagaaagaaagaaagaaagaaaaccaataaCTGGAAAATCGTATTAGATTCTAACAAGATGGGATATCGAAAGATACCTGTTTGGCCATGCTGCAAGCTTTATCAGACTGATTGAGAATCTCATAGTAGAACACTGAGAAATTCAGCGCTAGACCCAATCTTATCGGATGCGTTGGTGCAAGATCCGCAAGCGCTACGTCCTTCACAACGAAAATTCAAGCCTCAAAATTTCAGCTTTCAAATTCTAATCAATACCAATTACCAATCTTTTTAAAAGATTGAAATCGACAAAATTCCACGTTTGGGTTTTTACTCGCaaacccaaaaatgaaaagacaaaTAAATAAGTGATTAAAATGTCAACGCTGACTGAATGACTGCCTCAAAACTCTAAAACTgtaaaacccccaaaaaataaaggtGAAAAACCCAGAGATGTTTAAAAGGTCAACACTTTAGAGTACATGAAATGACGTCATCACCTGGGCAGCCTTGTAAGCGAGCATGGTGTCTTCTGCAGCAGCCTTTCTCTCATCAGCAGCCTTGAACTCAGCCATGTAGCGGTGGTAGTCGCCCTTCATCTTCAGGTAGAAGACCTTGGACTCGCTGGACTTGGCGGAGGGCACGAGATTGGAGTCCAAGATCTTCAAGATGCTGGCGCAGACATCAGAGAGCTCGGTCTCGACCTTGGATCTATATTCCTTCACCAGAACCACGTGCTCCTCGTTCTTGCGACCCTCCTCCTTCTGCTCGATCGACGACACGATGCGCCACGCGGCTCGGAGCGAGCCGATCACGTTCTTGTAAGCCACGGAGAGCAGGTTCCGCTCCTCCACTGTCAGCTCGCCGGCGGGGGTTGCGCCGACGACCAGCTTCTCCATGAATTGGACCATCTCTTCGTAGCGCTCGGCTTGCTCGGCTAGCTTCGCGAGGTACACGTATTGCTCTCTGGTTAGGTTGTCGGGGACCACGGACGCCATTGGAGTGTTTGAGAAAGAGCTCTGCGTGTGATGTGTTTGTGGAAACGACCAAGAGTAAAAGGAGGGGGAGGGAGGGGATTATAAGAGAGGGGAAGTGGGGCCCAAGGGACGGGGGTTTAATGGGGGCCGTCGGATTTTGATAGTTGGTGGTGACAGATATGGCTTGAAGAAGGTTGGTTTATTGCTAAATGCCAGTCAGCAGCATTGTCATTGGTTCACTTTACTTtcctaaaattaaattttattatttttattttattttgtaagttT
This window encodes:
- the LOC18789763 gene encoding 14-3-3-like protein GF14 kappa, encoding MASVVPDNLTREQYVYLAKLAEQAERYEEMVQFMEKLVVGATPAGELTVEERNLLSVAYKNVIGSLRAAWRIVSSIEQKEEGRKNEEHVVLVKEYRSKVETELSDVCASILKILDSNLVPSAKSSESKVFYLKMKGDYHRYMAEFKAADERKAAAEDTMLAYKAAQDVALADLAPTHPIRLGLALNFSVFYYEILNQSDKACSMAKQAFEEAIAELDTLGEESYKDSTLIMQLLRDNLTLWTSDADQLDEP